A window of Sulfurovum riftiae contains these coding sequences:
- a CDS encoding tetratricopeptide repeat protein produces MKKIIMIFLLIVFPAFSGSMEDEAREAYNAGDYKKAIDITKKACNDKIARACTGIGRAYEKGKMGLNIDYTEARHYYSQACTAGDGSACKYIGNLYKKGKGVKIDNKKAYTFYKKARSLFMHDCHDENNALSCFRLGDMLRDGEGGRKNYFKANQLYKKACDAKNPWGCSRLASSYYSGNGVRQDQNKAKELHGQACDLGLELGCIMYKTLNE; encoded by the coding sequence ATGAAAAAAATAATTATGATTTTTTTATTAATAGTATTTCCTGCATTTTCAGGTTCAATGGAAGATGAGGCCCGTGAAGCATATAATGCAGGTGACTATAAAAAAGCAATTGATATTACTAAAAAGGCATGTAATGATAAAATAGCAAGAGCCTGCACTGGAATAGGAAGAGCATATGAAAAAGGAAAAATGGGACTTAATATAGACTATACTGAAGCAAGACACTATTATAGTCAAGCTTGCACTGCTGGTGATGGTTCGGCTTGTAAGTATATTGGTAACCTCTACAAGAAGGGGAAAGGAGTAAAAATCGATAATAAAAAAGCATATACCTTTTATAAAAAAGCACGTAGTCTCTTTATGCATGATTGTCATGATGAAAACAATGCATTATCTTGCTTTCGCTTAGGTGACATGCTAAGAGATGGTGAAGGAGGAAGAAAAAACTATTTTAAAGCGAATCAATTATACAAAAAAGCATGTGATGCGAAAAATCCATGGGGATGTAGTAGACTTGCCTCGTCATATTATTCTGGAAATGGTGTAAGACAGGATCAAAATAAAGCAAAAGAACTTCATGGTCAAGCATGTGACCTGGGTTTAGAGTTAGGCTGTATTATGTATAAAACATTAAATGAGTAG
- a CDS encoding JAB domain-containing protein, which yields MKSQYTLKELLLMVQEEVQRSHLDRITSASDVYCVLYDYADKDQEHFLLLTLDGASKIIEKRVIHIGTLNQSLVHPREIFRPAITDGAAGIVIAHNHPSRTIEPSRADIQITQRLKEVAKLVGIELLDHVILTEQGFYSFSEEGDL from the coding sequence ATGAAGAGCCAATACACCCTCAAAGAACTACTGCTCATGGTTCAGGAAGAAGTGCAGCGATCACATCTGGACAGGATCACCAGTGCTTCAGATGTCTACTGTGTCCTCTACGACTACGCAGACAAAGACCAGGAACACTTTCTACTTCTCACTCTTGACGGTGCTTCAAAGATCATTGAAAAGCGTGTCATCCATATCGGAACACTCAACCAGTCACTGGTTCATCCAAGAGAGATCTTCAGACCAGCCATCACCGATGGAGCTGCAGGTATCGTCATTGCTCACAACCATCCTTCCCGAACAATTGAACCAAGCAGAGCCGACATACAGATCACACAGCGTCTTAAAGAGGTTGCAAAACTGGTCGGTATCGAACTGCTGGATCATGTGATCCTGACAGAGCAGGGGTTCTATAGCTTCTCTGAAGAGGGTGACCTGTAG